One Bacillus sp. FJAT-52991 genomic region harbors:
- a CDS encoding ABC transporter ATP-binding protein: MSVSQRLWRYALLYKKMIIIALVMLTIAVGTELAGPFVAKKVIDDHILGIESKWYETVEGKDAVSFKGKWYKRSDYFDENEQKGKEVRILQVDRSFVFVPGPIAFDGVRTYQDGQLTIKKEDRVKTYEASVISAKEMISFYQPEIPKIIMLLAGYFGLLVISAIFQYGESYYLEKAANRIIQRMRTDVFAHIQRLPIKYFDQLPAGKVVSHVTNDTEAIRELYVTVLATFIKSTIYISGIFMALFILDAKLASICLLLLPILGVWMWLYHTFASTYNHGIRSKLSEINAMINESIQGMTIIQAFRREKETTEQFDQLNEAHFTFQKKMLNLNALTSYNLVDVLKNLVFVAFIWYFGGGSIGVGSIVSLGVLYAFVDYINRLFEPVTDIVNQLANLEQALVAGERVFQLLDEPGIPVHDERMERYRGDVRFRSVYFGYKEDEYVLKNISFEAKRGETVALVGHTGSGKSSIMNLLFRFYDANKGEILIDGKEIQTIPHQTVREHMGIVLQDPYLFSGTIASNVSLQDERISRETVEAALRAVGAEKVFQHLENGYDEPVIEKGSTLSSGQRQLVSFARALAFDPAILILDEATSSIDTETEAIIQEAMEVLKKGRTTFIIAHRLSTIRNADQILVLDKGEIVERGNHEELMQQQGRYYQMYQLQQGSKVN, translated from the coding sequence ATGAGTGTGAGTCAACGACTTTGGCGATATGCCTTGCTATATAAAAAAATGATTATCATCGCATTAGTGATGCTGACGATTGCGGTAGGGACTGAATTAGCTGGACCGTTTGTGGCCAAAAAGGTGATTGATGACCATATTTTAGGGATCGAGTCTAAATGGTATGAAACGGTTGAAGGGAAGGATGCCGTTTCTTTTAAAGGAAAATGGTATAAAAGAAGCGACTATTTTGATGAAAATGAACAAAAGGGGAAAGAGGTTCGCATTTTGCAAGTGGATCGTTCATTCGTATTTGTTCCCGGACCGATCGCCTTCGATGGGGTACGGACGTATCAAGACGGGCAGTTGACGATCAAAAAAGAGGATCGAGTGAAAACGTATGAAGCGAGCGTTATTTCCGCTAAGGAGATGATCTCTTTTTACCAACCTGAAATCCCGAAAATCATCATGCTGCTTGCGGGATACTTTGGATTGTTAGTGATCAGTGCGATCTTTCAATACGGAGAGTCGTATTATTTGGAGAAGGCGGCTAATCGAATTATTCAAAGGATGCGAACGGATGTATTTGCTCACATTCAACGATTGCCGATTAAATATTTTGATCAATTACCGGCGGGAAAAGTCGTCTCTCATGTCACGAACGATACGGAAGCGATTCGTGAGCTATATGTGACGGTGCTGGCTACGTTTATCAAAAGCACGATCTATATTTCAGGCATCTTTATGGCGCTATTTATTTTAGATGCCAAGCTCGCTTCGATTTGTTTACTGTTACTGCCAATTTTAGGTGTATGGATGTGGCTTTATCATACGTTTGCTTCGACTTACAATCATGGGATTCGCTCAAAATTAAGTGAGATCAATGCGATGATCAATGAAAGCATTCAAGGGATGACGATTATTCAAGCTTTTCGCCGAGAAAAGGAAACGACTGAACAATTTGATCAGCTAAACGAGGCTCATTTTACGTTTCAAAAGAAAATGCTGAATTTAAACGCCCTCACTTCATATAATCTCGTGGATGTGCTTAAAAATCTAGTATTTGTTGCTTTTATTTGGTACTTCGGTGGCGGCTCGATCGGAGTCGGTTCGATTGTTTCTCTCGGGGTGCTGTATGCGTTCGTCGATTATATTAACCGTCTATTTGAACCAGTCACTGACATTGTCAATCAGCTCGCCAATTTAGAGCAAGCACTGGTTGCGGGTGAGCGCGTCTTTCAACTGTTAGATGAACCAGGCATCCCTGTTCATGACGAGCGAATGGAGCGTTATCGTGGCGACGTCCGCTTTCGTTCCGTTTATTTTGGCTATAAGGAAGACGAGTATGTGTTAAAGAATATTTCTTTTGAAGCGAAACGAGGGGAAACGGTGGCGCTCGTGGGCCATACCGGTTCAGGAAAAAGCTCGATTATGAATTTGCTCTTTCGTTTTTACGACGCTAACAAAGGGGAGATTCTCATTGATGGAAAAGAGATTCAAACGATTCCGCATCAAACAGTCAGAGAGCATATGGGCATCGTCCTGCAAGATCCGTATCTTTTCAGCGGCACGATTGCTTCGAATGTGAGCTTACAAGACGAACGCATTTCTAGAGAAACAGTGGAAGCAGCGTTGCGAGCAGTGGGAGCGGAAAAGGTGTTTCAGCATTTAGAAAACGGCTATGATGAACCCGTGATTGAAAAAGGAAGCACGTTGTCATCCGGACAAAGGCAGCTGGTCTCTTTTGCTAGAGCACTCGCCTTTGATCCTGCGATCCTTATTTTAGATGAAGCTACTTCCTCGATTGACACCGAAACAGAGGCGATCATTCAAGAAGCAATGGAAGTTCTTAAAAAAGGACGGACGACATTTATCATCGCTCATCGACTATCCACTATCAGAAATGCTGACCAAATCCTCGTTTTAGATAAAGGAGAAATTGTTGAAAGGGGCAACCATGAGGAGCTGATGCAACAACAAGGTCGCTATTATCAAATGTATCAACTTCAACAAGGATCGAAAGTTAATTAG
- a CDS encoding ABC transporter ATP-binding protein, with amino-acid sequence MFSVLRKLSWFFKEYRWRYTVAVVFLIIASVLVIIPPKIVGLVIDDIHMATLTSTALWKYISILLGTTALSYGLTYVWMHLLFGGAFILERKLRLNLMTHFMKMTPTFYERNRTGDLMARATNDLKAVSDTTGFGVLTLVDSTIYMLLILFTMSVSISWKLTLAAVLPLPIMALLMTMYGEKIHQRFTEAQDAFGDMNDRVLETVGGVRVIRAYVQERADEQRFQQMTNDVYQKNIDVAKIDALFEPTIKIFVGLSYLIGLGYGAYLVFHQEVTLGELVSFNVYLGMLIWPMFAFGELMNMMQRGNASLDRVQETLHYKEDVVDPGQPIVVHDPSSIQFDAVSFQYPSSQVNNLEKVTVQLKKGETLGIVGKTGSGKTTFIKQLLRQYPHPEGHLTIGDVDIQEQTKEQILHWIGYVPQDHVLFSRTVRENILFGQPEATEAELEKAIDLASLRKDLATFPDGLHTLVGEKGVALSGGQKQRISIARALIKNPDILILDDSLSAVDAKTEAQIIGNIRSERKKKTTLIASHRLSAVQHADWIVVFENGRVVQAGIHDELIQTEGWYKEQYERQQLQEID; translated from the coding sequence GTGTTTAGCGTTTTACGAAAGCTTAGTTGGTTTTTTAAAGAGTATCGATGGCGCTATACGGTAGCGGTTGTATTTTTGATCATCGCAAGTGTGCTTGTCATCATTCCACCTAAAATCGTTGGGCTGGTGATTGATGACATTCATATGGCGACGTTAACGAGCACCGCGCTTTGGAAGTATATATCGATTTTACTAGGTACGACGGCTTTGTCTTATGGATTGACGTACGTTTGGATGCATTTGCTGTTTGGCGGTGCGTTTATTTTAGAGAGAAAGCTGCGGTTGAATTTAATGACTCATTTCATGAAAATGACACCGACCTTTTATGAACGAAACCGCACAGGCGATTTGATGGCGCGTGCGACCAATGATTTAAAGGCGGTATCGGATACGACAGGGTTCGGGGTTTTAACGTTGGTCGATTCCACGATCTATATGTTGCTCATTTTATTCACGATGAGCGTTTCGATTAGTTGGAAATTAACGCTAGCAGCTGTTTTGCCGCTGCCTATCATGGCGCTATTGATGACAATGTATGGGGAAAAGATTCATCAGCGTTTTACAGAAGCACAGGATGCCTTTGGAGATATGAACGACCGAGTACTGGAAACGGTTGGAGGTGTCCGTGTCATTCGGGCGTATGTGCAAGAGAGAGCGGACGAGCAGCGCTTTCAGCAGATGACGAATGATGTGTATCAAAAAAATATCGATGTTGCCAAAATAGATGCCCTGTTTGAGCCGACCATTAAAATTTTTGTTGGGTTAAGTTATTTAATTGGACTTGGCTATGGGGCGTATTTAGTGTTTCATCAAGAGGTGACACTGGGTGAACTCGTTAGCTTTAATGTGTATTTAGGGATGCTCATTTGGCCAATGTTTGCCTTCGGTGAGCTGATGAACATGATGCAAAGGGGAAATGCCTCCTTAGATCGGGTACAGGAAACGCTTCACTACAAGGAAGATGTTGTCGATCCCGGACAGCCGATTGTTGTTCATGATCCATCTTCCATCCAATTCGATGCAGTGAGCTTTCAGTATCCTTCCTCGCAAGTGAATAATTTAGAGAAGGTCACCGTTCAGTTGAAAAAAGGGGAGACGTTAGGGATTGTAGGGAAAACTGGCAGTGGAAAAACGACGTTCATTAAACAATTATTGCGGCAATACCCACATCCAGAAGGTCATCTCACCATTGGTGATGTCGACATTCAAGAACAAACAAAGGAGCAAATCCTTCACTGGATCGGCTATGTCCCACAAGATCATGTGCTGTTTTCCCGAACGGTCCGCGAAAATATTTTATTCGGTCAGCCTGAGGCGACGGAGGCAGAGCTTGAGAAAGCGATTGATCTCGCTTCTTTGCGCAAGGACCTTGCTACTTTTCCTGATGGATTACATACGTTAGTCGGTGAAAAAGGAGTGGCACTTTCAGGAGGACAAAAGCAGCGGATTTCGATTGCGAGAGCCTTGATCAAAAATCCTGATATTTTAATTCTGGATGATTCGCTTTCCGCCGTTGACGCGAAGACAGAAGCGCAAATCATTGGAAATATTCGATCAGAGCGCAAGAAGAAAACAACGCTCATCGCCTCTCATCGGCTATCAGCGGTTCAACATGCGGATTGGATCGTGGTATTCGAGAATGGGCGTGTCGTTCAAGCGGGCATTCACGACGAACTGATACAAACAGAAGGCTGGTACAAAGAGCAATATGAACGCCAGCAGCTTCAAGAGATCGACTAA
- a CDS encoding dienelactone hydrolase family protein has protein sequence MVSIYTQMNGSNKAVILLHEIYGVNEHMIATANLLTGQGYDVYAPNLLHRDSFLETEQQAAYQYFIEQVGFENAVQQALELAHSLRDQYETIVIWGYSVGATTAWLCSEHDHVADAVIGYYGSRIREYLHISPKIPVYLLFSKEKSFHVNDLVDQLATKPMVNTQVCEAEHGFSNPNSIHYRQETDKQAFEESLRWINYVMKQQ, from the coding sequence GTGGTCAGTATATATACGCAAATGAATGGTTCAAACAAGGCAGTGATTTTGCTGCATGAAATATATGGGGTAAATGAGCATATGATCGCGACCGCCAATTTACTCACGGGGCAGGGATATGATGTGTATGCGCCTAATCTATTGCATCGAGACAGTTTTCTAGAAACAGAGCAGCAAGCGGCTTATCAATATTTTATTGAGCAGGTTGGCTTTGAAAACGCGGTGCAACAAGCTCTAGAATTAGCTCATTCATTAAGAGACCAATATGAAACGATTGTTATATGGGGATACAGTGTTGGAGCGACGACTGCTTGGCTTTGCAGTGAACATGATCATGTAGCAGATGCTGTGATCGGATATTATGGATCAAGAATTCGAGAATATTTACATATTTCTCCTAAAATCCCTGTCTATTTATTATTTTCTAAAGAAAAATCATTCCATGTGAACGACCTAGTCGATCAGCTTGCGACGAAGCCGATGGTAAACACGCAAGTATGTGAAGCAGAGCATGGGTTTTCAAATCCAAACTCCATTCACTATCGCCAGGAAACGGACAAACAAGCTTTTGAAGAGTCATTAAGATGGATCAATTATGTGATGAAACAGCAGTGA
- a CDS encoding DUF3139 domain-containing protein: MKRTSKMKKAIITLFFIALIITVGSIGKKLYFAHYKKLADERIEKVIEFQGATLNNGKVMVDVYDSKNACWFKSIYFHDDPDITYEYEYIKSSNEVRVWAMYNNMSLDLVNKEAKYPLIDVYFDKEGNIIKSEKR; this comes from the coding sequence ATGAAGAGAACATCGAAAATGAAAAAGGCGATCATAACCCTATTTTTTATAGCTTTGATTATTACAGTCGGCAGTATAGGGAAAAAACTATATTTTGCTCATTATAAAAAGCTAGCGGATGAGCGAATTGAAAAAGTCATTGAGTTTCAAGGGGCGACATTAAATAATGGAAAAGTGATGGTAGATGTATATGACAGCAAAAATGCATGCTGGTTTAAATCCATTTACTTTCATGATGATCCTGATATCACATATGAGTATGAATATATAAAATCATCCAATGAAGTAAGAGTATGGGCTATGTATAACAACATGAGCTTAGATTTAGTGAACAAAGAGGCGAAATATCCATTAATAGATGTGTATTTCGATAAGGAAGGCAATATCATAAAATCGGAAAAGAGATAA
- a CDS encoding long-chain fatty acid--CoA ligase gives MMNVPLTVGSLLERAEKYFPKKTVVSRTHSGIQRFTYKEIGERTRRLMSAIKKLGLQTGERAGTMAWNHHRHLETYFAIPGMHAVLHTINIRLSPEHIVYIINHAEDQVLFIDEDLVPLVEKIADQIPTVKAFIIMTDQAELPKTTLQPAYSYEQLLAEGNPQEAFMTDIDENDLAGMCYTSATTGNPKGVIYSHRGIVLHSYALGLADTTALSESDVAMPVVPMFHVNAWGMPFANTWFGSTQVLPGPRFTPKVLAELIAEEGVTITAGVPTIWLGLLKELETGNYNTSSLRAVLCGGSAAPRGIIHAFETKFKVPFLHAFGMTETSPLATVARLKSYQSDLSEEEKLDQRAKQGMIVPGLEMKVINDQGEVNWDGADMGELLIRGPWIADEYYRDDRTEQAFQDGWLYTGDVATVDEEGVIKLVDRTKDLIKSGGEWISSVDLENALMGHEAVFEASVVAVPHPEWQERPVACIVLKDGFDEETMKQELMDYLSPQFAKWWLPDDIIFMKEIPKTSVGKFLKRELRAQLEDYFMKQN, from the coding sequence ATGATGAATGTACCATTAACTGTTGGGTCTTTATTAGAGCGTGCCGAAAAATATTTTCCGAAGAAAACGGTGGTGTCGAGAACACACTCTGGCATTCAGCGCTTCACATATAAAGAAATTGGGGAGCGAACACGCCGCTTAATGAGCGCAATAAAAAAGCTAGGTCTTCAAACAGGTGAGCGTGCAGGTACAATGGCTTGGAATCATCATCGCCATTTAGAAACGTATTTTGCCATTCCGGGGATGCATGCGGTGCTTCATACGATCAATATTCGTCTTTCTCCTGAGCATATCGTCTACATTATTAATCATGCGGAAGATCAAGTGTTGTTTATTGATGAAGATCTCGTTCCACTCGTTGAAAAAATTGCCGATCAAATCCCGACGGTTAAAGCATTTATTATTATGACGGATCAAGCAGAACTACCAAAAACGACTCTCCAACCTGCCTACTCATATGAACAATTGCTGGCCGAAGGAAATCCTCAAGAAGCGTTTATGACAGATATTGATGAAAATGATCTGGCGGGCATGTGTTATACATCGGCGACAACAGGTAATCCAAAAGGGGTAATTTACTCTCATCGAGGCATTGTGTTACATAGCTATGCCCTCGGATTAGCAGATACCACAGCTCTTTCTGAATCAGACGTAGCGATGCCGGTCGTTCCGATGTTTCATGTGAATGCATGGGGGATGCCATTTGCTAACACTTGGTTTGGCTCTACTCAAGTACTGCCGGGACCACGATTTACGCCTAAAGTTCTTGCGGAGCTGATTGCTGAGGAAGGCGTCACGATCACAGCCGGTGTACCGACGATCTGGCTCGGGCTATTAAAAGAGCTAGAAACAGGAAACTATAACACATCGAGCTTACGAGCGGTTCTTTGCGGTGGATCGGCCGCCCCAAGAGGAATCATCCACGCCTTTGAAACGAAATTCAAAGTTCCTTTCCTTCACGCTTTTGGAATGACCGAGACAAGTCCACTAGCAACAGTAGCGCGGTTAAAAAGCTATCAGTCGGACCTTTCAGAAGAAGAGAAGTTGGATCAGCGTGCTAAGCAAGGAATGATCGTTCCAGGTCTAGAAATGAAAGTGATCAATGATCAAGGAGAAGTCAATTGGGACGGTGCAGATATGGGGGAACTGCTCATTCGTGGTCCGTGGATTGCGGATGAATATTACCGCGATGACCGCACGGAACAAGCGTTTCAAGATGGCTGGCTCTATACAGGTGATGTCGCAACGGTCGATGAAGAAGGTGTCATTAAGCTCGTGGATCGCACAAAAGATTTAATTAAAAGCGGCGGCGAATGGATTTCCTCCGTTGATTTAGAAAATGCATTAATGGGGCATGAGGCTGTTTTTGAAGCGAGTGTGGTGGCCGTTCCTCATCCGGAGTGGCAAGAAAGACCAGTCGCCTGTATCGTATTAAAGGATGGCTTTGATGAAGAGACGATGAAGCAAGAATTGATGGATTATTTATCGCCTCAATTTGCGAAATGGTGGCTGCCGGATGATATCATCTTTATGAAGGAAATTCCGAAAACATCTGTCGGCAAGTTTTTAAAGCGAGAGTTGCGCGCCCAATTAGAAGATTATTTTATGAAACAAAACTAA
- a CDS encoding fatty acid--CoA ligase — MYVTIADVFELTVHQYADKEALYDARSGNRYTYREWDEEVNKLANAFRKEGVHKGDIVSTYLFNREELATTYFACCKIGAVFNPINFRLMAEETAYILNDAKPKIVLFERALKDQITAIEQRFPQTAFWYTDEDTPSYAASYQEKIQHESTQKPEAEVNENDLYAIMYTSGTTGRPKGVMHRHRDMIEQSQALIHATKLSNEDRGLVTAPMFHCAELHCAFLPRIHAGGSNVILHQFNAKQVLSLIEQEHITKFFAAPTMWNMLLQEDLSLYDTSSLTLGLYGAAPMAPALVRACQEKLGVQFVQAYGMTEMGPAIAVLMEADQITKAGSAGCPLINHEVRIVRTREGQPSDPNDVAVPFEPGEIIVRGPSMMTGYFNRPEATEHALDQGWYHSGDIGYFDREGYLWIADRVDDMIISGGENIYPREVEDVLFEHDGVLDAAVIGEPDETWGEKVIAFVVKKEETVTAQELEELCKNSPKLADYKRPRAYIFVDQLPRNASGKIQKFILRQKLEEKAKK, encoded by the coding sequence ATGTATGTAACGATTGCGGATGTGTTTGAATTGACGGTTCACCAATATGCTGATAAAGAAGCGCTGTATGACGCTCGAAGTGGCAATCGCTATACGTATCGAGAATGGGATGAAGAAGTAAATAAGCTTGCGAATGCCTTTCGTAAAGAAGGAGTTCATAAAGGAGACATTGTTTCTACCTATTTATTTAATCGAGAAGAGTTAGCAACGACTTACTTTGCCTGCTGTAAAATTGGGGCCGTGTTTAATCCGATTAATTTTCGGCTGATGGCAGAGGAAACGGCTTATATTTTAAATGATGCCAAACCAAAAATTGTCCTGTTTGAACGCGCATTAAAAGATCAGATCACCGCAATTGAACAGCGATTTCCTCAGACTGCGTTTTGGTACACAGATGAGGATACGCCAAGCTATGCAGCGAGTTATCAAGAGAAAATCCAACATGAGTCAACGCAAAAACCTGAAGCAGAGGTTAATGAAAATGATTTGTATGCAATCATGTATACGAGCGGGACGACCGGCCGCCCTAAAGGGGTAATGCATAGGCATCGAGATATGATTGAACAATCGCAGGCGCTGATTCATGCGACGAAGCTGTCCAACGAAGACCGTGGCCTTGTCACAGCGCCAATGTTTCACTGTGCCGAACTGCATTGTGCCTTTTTGCCACGTATTCATGCAGGTGGAAGCAATGTTATTCTTCATCAGTTCAACGCGAAACAAGTGCTTTCGCTCATTGAACAAGAACATATCACGAAATTTTTTGCGGCTCCAACGATGTGGAATATGCTTTTACAAGAAGATTTAAGCCTATATGATACATCCTCTTTAACGCTCGGATTATATGGCGCGGCTCCAATGGCCCCTGCTTTAGTTCGTGCGTGCCAAGAGAAGCTCGGTGTACAATTTGTCCAAGCATACGGCATGACGGAAATGGGGCCAGCCATTGCCGTTTTAATGGAAGCGGATCAAATTACAAAAGCTGGTTCAGCGGGGTGTCCATTGATCAATCATGAGGTTCGCATTGTCAGAACAAGAGAAGGTCAACCATCCGATCCGAATGATGTGGCGGTTCCTTTTGAACCAGGAGAAATTATTGTTCGCGGTCCAAGTATGATGACCGGTTATTTTAACCGACCCGAAGCGACTGAACATGCACTTGATCAAGGATGGTACCATTCAGGAGACATCGGTTATTTCGATCGAGAAGGGTATTTATGGATTGCGGATCGCGTCGATGACATGATTATTAGTGGCGGCGAAAATATTTATCCACGGGAAGTAGAGGATGTGTTATTTGAACATGATGGCGTATTAGATGCCGCTGTCATTGGCGAACCTGACGAAACATGGGGAGAGAAGGTCATCGCTTTTGTCGTCAAGAAAGAGGAGACAGTAACGGCCCAAGAGCTAGAGGAGCTATGTAAAAACAGTCCGAAATTAGCCGATTATAAGCGGCCGCGAGCGTATATTTTCGTCGATCAGCTACCTAGAAACGCTAGCGGGAAAATCCAGAAATTTATTTTGCGCCAAAAGCTAGAAGAAAAGGCGAAAAAATAA